In Desulfobacteraceae bacterium, the sequence GTCTCTGCCAGCGACAGCGTGCCGTTGAGATGGGCGATCATGTGCCGGTAGCCCAAAGACTGCAGGGGTTTCAGGCCCGGGTCGAAGCCCATCTGCAGCAGCCCGGCCACCTCGGCCAGCAACCCCTCGGCCAGCATGGCCTCCACCCGCCGGTTGATGCGCTCATAGAGCTGGCTGCGCTCCAGCCGCAGACCGATTTTGATGGTCCGAAAGGGGCTTGCGGCAAACCGGTGGCGGGCGTGGAAGTCCGAAATGGGGCGGCCGGTGGCCTCGAAAATTTCCAGCGCCCGAACGATGCGAACGCTGTCGTTGGGATGAATCCGGCGTGCGGCCGCGGGGTCGCAGGCCGCCAGACGCTGGTGCAGGGCCGCGCCGCCGCCCGCGGCGGCTTCCTGCTGCAGCCGCCGGCGGGTCGCACGGCAGGCCGCCGGCGGCTCAAAAAGCCCGTGAAGCAGGGCCTTGATATAGAGGCCCGTGCCGCCGACCACAAAGGGCACCTTGCCCGCCGCTGAAAGCCTTCGGATCACGGCGCCGGCCATCTCCGCAAACCGGCGGGCGTCAAAGGCCGCATCGGGCTCCAGAATATCCACCAGGTGGTGGGGTACCGCGTCCCGCTCCGCCCGGGTCGGCTTGGCGCTGCCGATGTCCAGCCGGCGGTAGATCTGAACCGAGTCGGACCCGATAATTTCGCCGTTGAAGTGCTTCGCGGCGGCTATCGCCGCGCCGGTTTTGCCGACCCCGGTGGGGCCGCAAATGACCACGATCGCGGGCCGGGGGTCAGATGTCTGCATGCGCTGGCCTCTGCTGACGAATGGTGCGCGCGGTCGAAACCGGGGGGCATGGCGCTCGAGAAAAAAATCATCAAATTTTTACAACCGCAAAAACCGTTCGTCCATTGAAAACCCTGTGGTCATTTCTAAAACCTGGATTGTGCTTGACAAAAAAGTTTCAGATCAATAATTAAAAACTTTGGCCCCGCACTAACAGAAACGCCAACTGGGTCGCAACCGCCCGCCCTTCGGGCCGCTGTCTGAAGCGGCCGGTGTCCGCGCT encodes:
- the miaA gene encoding tRNA (adenosine(37)-N6)-dimethylallyltransferase MiaA, whose amino-acid sequence is MQTSDPRPAIVVICGPTGVGKTGAAIAAAKHFNGEIIGSDSVQIYRRLDIGSAKPTRAERDAVPHHLVDILEPDAAFDARRFAEMAGAVIRRLSAAGKVPFVVGGTGLYIKALLHGLFEPPAACRATRRRLQQEAAAGGGAALHQRLAACDPAAARRIHPNDSVRIVRALEIFEATGRPISDFHARHRFAASPFRTIKIGLRLERSQLYERINRRVEAMLAEGLLAEVAGLLQMGFDPGLKPLQSLGYRHMIAHLNGTLSLAETLRTLKRDTRRYAKRQMTWFAADPTIIWTTPTELPQLYPQIAAFLAQAAERGGAIDKPRADI